The Alkalibacter saccharofermentans DSM 14828 genome has a window encoding:
- a CDS encoding Fic family protein, giving the protein MSEQKLPMLPPNAELETKSVLKQLASANRALAELKGYADTIPNKHILINAVMINEAKDSSAIENIITTHDDLYKAISDASGASLAAKEVVSYRTALWQGYESIKARKMLTTNMIVEIQGVIERNRAGIRKLPGTILRNEKTGETVYTPPVGETEIRVLLNNFEKYINEDNDDIDPLIKLAVIHYQFESIHPFYDGNGRTGRIINVLYLVLKELLDSPILYLSSYIIRNKSEYYRLIQEVRTHENWEDWIIYILKGIKETAEETLRLVKKIKAEVETMSGEIKERLPKIYSKELIDLLFYEFYTKTIYIEKGLSVTRKTAVNYLSALEKEGFLVSEKIGKERIYQNKRLYDLVRQ; this is encoded by the coding sequence ATGAGTGAGCAAAAATTACCTATGTTGCCGCCAAATGCTGAACTAGAAACGAAATCAGTGCTAAAACAATTGGCAAGTGCCAACCGTGCGTTGGCTGAGCTTAAAGGATATGCAGATACGATTCCAAATAAGCATATTTTGATAAATGCGGTCATGATTAATGAAGCCAAAGATAGCTCTGCAATTGAAAATATTATAACAACTCATGACGACCTATATAAAGCAATAAGTGATGCAAGTGGAGCAAGTCTTGCTGCAAAGGAAGTTGTCAGCTACAGGACAGCTTTGTGGCAAGGATATGAGTCTATTAAGGCTCGCAAGATGCTTACAACAAATATGATTGTTGAGATTCAAGGAGTTATTGAAAGGAATCGTGCAGGAATAAGAAAATTGCCCGGCACCATCCTTAGAAATGAAAAAACCGGTGAAACGGTTTATACGCCACCTGTAGGAGAGACTGAAATTAGAGTGCTTCTAAACAATTTCGAAAAATATATCAATGAAGACAATGATGATATTGACCCATTGATAAAACTGGCAGTGATCCATTATCAATTCGAGAGCATTCATCCTTTTTACGACGGTAATGGCAGGACAGGTCGAATCATCAATGTGCTTTATTTGGTTTTAAAGGAACTACTCGATAGTCCTATCCTTTATTTGAGCAGTTATATAATCAGAAACAAGTCAGAATATTACAGACTTATTCAAGAAGTGCGAACCCATGAAAACTGGGAGGATTGGATTATTTATATTCTTAAAGGCATTAAAGAAACAGCAGAAGAGACATTACGATTGGTAAAAAAAATTAAAGCTGAAGTTGAAACAATGAGCGGCGAGATTAAAGAAAGGCTGCCGAAAATATATTCAAAAGAATTAATTGATTTGCTATTTTATGAATTCTATACGAAAACAATATATATTGAAAAGGGTTTGTCTGTAACAAGAAAGACTGCGGTTAATTACTTGTCGGCTCTTGAAAAAGAGGGTTTTCTCGTTTCAGAAAAGATAGGCAAGGAACGAATTTATCAAAATAAACGGTTATACGATTTGGTCAGGCAATAG
- a CDS encoding prepilin-type N-terminal cleavage/methylation domain-containing protein has product MNDRRGFTLVELIVTISLIGILFSMVMINSGAIARYKEKQDFKNQVHAVYHLFVEEKQQGILDGRRRQAYIFGDKIYFQTLSPSGTKTEKIDFNNGMRVVTNTYFGSTLVFNPVGTVNRGGQITFQSKGGDKLTIVVQIGAGRIYLKEGGT; this is encoded by the coding sequence ATGAACGACCGAAGAGGTTTTACCCTAGTAGAGCTCATAGTCACCATATCTCTTATAGGCATCCTGTTTTCAATGGTGATGATAAATTCAGGAGCTATTGCAAGATACAAGGAAAAGCAGGATTTTAAAAACCAGGTTCACGCCGTTTATCACCTGTTCGTGGAAGAAAAACAGCAGGGGATACTTGACGGCAGAAGGCGCCAGGCTTATATATTTGGCGACAAGATATACTTTCAGACTTTGTCTCCCAGTGGGACGAAAACTGAGAAGATAGACTTTAACAACGGCATGAGAGTGGTCACGAACACCTATTTTGGCTCTACCCTGGTATTTAATCCGGTGGGAACTGTCAACAGGGGTGGTCAAATAACATTTCAGAGCAAGGGAGGGGATAAGCTTACCATAGTGGTTCAGATAGGCGCAGGAAGAATCTATCTGAAAGAAGGTGGGACATGA
- a CDS encoding prepilin peptidase, which yields MDLYFAIVFLILGLLIGSFLNVVIYRLPEGESIANPPSHCPSCNTPLKPIDLIPVFSWLFLKGRCRYCKVAISPRYALIELLTGVSFLISYLYAGITWQLLVLLVLLSVLIADTFIDMDHQIIPDELNIFLFLFFIAINLIASYIPCKDAIFGALAGSLPLFLLVVLTGGAGMGFGDVKLMFVLGLYLGLWSTLLTLFLSFIYGGVFGVLLLATGIKKRKDAIPFGPWIAIAAVTVLFFGNQIINWYFGMMFK from the coding sequence ATGGACTTATACTTCGCAATCGTATTTTTAATACTAGGCCTATTGATAGGCAGCTTTTTAAATGTAGTCATATACCGGCTTCCGGAAGGGGAGTCCATTGCAAATCCCCCTTCTCATTGTCCAAGCTGCAATACTCCTTTAAAGCCAATAGACCTTATTCCGGTTTTTAGCTGGCTTTTTCTTAAGGGCAGGTGCAGATATTGCAAGGTTGCGATCTCCCCAAGGTACGCCCTTATAGAGCTTCTTACAGGGGTGTCTTTCCTAATATCATACCTGTATGCCGGCATTACATGGCAGCTGTTAGTCCTTTTGGTCTTATTATCCGTGCTCATAGCAGATACCTTTATAGATATGGACCATCAGATAATCCCTGATGAGCTTAATATCTTTCTTTTCCTATTCTTTATTGCCATAAACTTAATAGCTTCCTACATTCCCTGTAAAGATGCCATTTTCGGCGCTCTTGCAGGCTCATTGCCTCTGTTTTTACTGGTGGTATTGACCGGGGGAGCCGGTATGGGCTTTGGGGATGTAAAGCTTATGTTCGTACTGGGCCTATATCTAGGTCTATGGTCAACCCTTCTTACATTGTTCTTATCATTCATCTACGGGGGAGTATTCGGGGTCTTGCTACTTGCCACAGGCATAAAGAAGCGAAAGGACGCCATACCATTTGGCCCTTGGATAGCTATAGCAGCTGTAACTGTTTTGTTTTTCGGCAATCAGATCATCAACTGGTACTTTGGGATGATGTTTAAATGA
- a CDS encoding competence type IV pilus major pilin ComGC, producing MHRKSKYKQKGFTLIELLVVLAILAALTLMAVIKMTQIIDTANQRLDISNVSYLNSATRVYQVEMGDWPGEAGELVPNYIDKIPVSPTGGTYEYDVANNEFVYVAPE from the coding sequence ATGCACCGAAAATCAAAGTACAAGCAAAAGGGCTTTACACTAATTGAGCTTTTAGTGGTTCTTGCAATCTTGGCCGCATTGACCCTTATGGCCGTTATCAAAATGACACAAATCATCGATACTGCAAATCAGCGTTTAGATATTTCAAATGTGTCCTACCTTAACAGTGCTACAAGGGTCTACCAAGTTGAAATGGGAGACTGGCCGGGGGAGGCAGGGGAGCTTGTACCTAATTATATTGACAAGATACCTGTTTCGCCAACCGGCGGAACTTACGAGTACGACGTTGCCAATAATGAGTTTGTTTACGTGGCTCCGGAATAG
- a CDS encoding prepilin-type N-terminal cleavage/methylation domain-containing protein has translation MKNQNGFTLLETIICIFLTLVVLTCTMQLVSAQTLSIDTLKNSIIGENSVRYPLTVLEKQIKSSDIIYIASEKVYIRDMENRDYFNTYSLGGKMLYKNKHRGNLNSIGLGARSQFASDIINFSMGPVGEDGILVKIESELHGRTYYREKLIKARCPVYSID, from the coding sequence ATGAAAAACCAAAATGGATTTACTCTATTAGAAACCATCATCTGCATTTTTCTCACGCTAGTGGTATTAACCTGCACGATGCAGCTTGTCAGCGCCCAAACCTTATCCATCGACACCTTGAAAAACAGCATAATCGGTGAAAACAGCGTAAGATACCCATTGACCGTGCTTGAAAAGCAAATAAAATCCTCTGACATTATATACATAGCCTCCGAGAAAGTATATATACGTGACATGGAGAATAGAGACTACTTTAACACCTATTCACTCGGAGGAAAAATGTTATATAAGAACAAGCACAGGGGAAACTTAAATTCCATAGGACTTGGGGCAAGATCCCAGTTTGCATCGGACATAATCAATTTTTCAATGGGACCTGTGGGTGAAGATGGCATTTTGGTTAAAATTGAAAGCGAGCTTCATGGCAGGACATACTACAGAGAAAAACTCATAAAAGCCAGATGCCCGGTGTACAGTATTGATTAG